The Nitrospira sp. KM1 genome includes a window with the following:
- a CDS encoding c-type cytochrome, with amino-acid sequence MEMKRRVMLGGAVVALMGLMAVPRLLLGSEQQTRAKELIQQACVSCHRLEGHAESRFNLRAPDLIWAGSKYQRPWLIRWLTGKESPLYAKGYRWDLSEGPVKHPVVTEPEANAIADYFERNNKDPRVKVGTFDLSKVSKFDVSFGGIAYKGHACLGCHTIEENGKLIGGPQSTALQNAGQRYNMDWLYRFGQNPQNFITHTGEFLADATDPQLRAVIGYLAAQGVKDFKYYEPWTSQEFTNASVDRGTALYKEYCAQCHGFSGKGDGPAASGLEPKPAIHANMPFDKLPIEYVYNVINHGGAAMGKSPSMPYWNLTIGQQGVADVIAYLKVTFKGAPEASAAVPSGGPLGVCPQPRKTVKAPGEFISRGNPLPPSADMVEAGKALFLQSAQPVACALCHGNQGDGQGVMGAALVPQPRNFTCGSMMKDLPDGQLFWIIKNGSPGTGMMSFAGLPDDQVWQLVHYIRTLAR; translated from the coding sequence ATGGAAATGAAGCGTAGAGTCATGCTCGGAGGAGCGGTCGTCGCCCTGATGGGCTTGATGGCCGTCCCTCGTCTGTTGCTGGGTAGCGAGCAGCAGACGAGGGCGAAGGAATTGATCCAGCAGGCCTGCGTGTCCTGTCACCGGCTGGAGGGACATGCGGAGTCGAGGTTCAATCTCCGGGCGCCGGATCTTATTTGGGCGGGAAGCAAGTATCAACGCCCATGGCTCATCCGATGGCTCACCGGCAAAGAATCGCCGCTGTATGCGAAGGGATATCGATGGGACCTTAGCGAGGGTCCGGTCAAACATCCGGTCGTGACCGAACCTGAGGCGAATGCCATCGCCGACTACTTTGAGAGGAATAACAAAGATCCTCGGGTGAAGGTCGGCACATTCGACCTGTCGAAGGTCAGCAAGTTCGACGTCTCATTCGGCGGTATAGCCTATAAAGGCCATGCCTGCCTCGGCTGCCATACGATCGAAGAAAACGGGAAACTCATCGGCGGTCCGCAGAGCACCGCCCTCCAGAATGCGGGCCAGCGGTACAACATGGACTGGCTCTACCGGTTTGGGCAGAATCCGCAAAACTTTATCACTCATACCGGAGAATTCTTGGCCGATGCGACGGATCCGCAACTGCGGGCGGTGATCGGATACCTCGCGGCGCAGGGCGTCAAGGACTTCAAGTACTACGAGCCCTGGACGAGTCAGGAGTTTACGAACGCGAGCGTCGATCGAGGCACGGCGCTGTACAAAGAGTATTGCGCCCAGTGCCACGGATTCAGCGGCAAGGGCGACGGTCCGGCGGCTTCTGGTCTGGAGCCAAAACCGGCGATTCACGCCAACATGCCGTTTGACAAGCTGCCGATCGAATACGTCTACAACGTCATCAATCACGGCGGTGCGGCGATGGGCAAGTCTCCGAGCATGCCCTATTGGAACCTGACGATCGGCCAGCAGGGTGTGGCCGACGTGATTGCCTATCTCAAGGTCACATTCAAGGGCGCGCCCGAAGCGTCTGCCGCTGTGCCAAGCGGCGGGCCATTGGGCGTTTGTCCTCAGCCCCGCAAGACGGTCAAAGCTCCGGGAGAATTCATTTCGAGGGGAAATCCCTTGCCGCCTTCTGCGGATATGGTCGAGGCAGGGAAGGCGCTCTTTTTACAGAGCGCCCAGCCGGTGGCTTGTGCCTTGTGTCACGGGAATCAAGGCGACGGGCAGGGTGTCATGGGCGCGGCCCTGGTCCCGCAGCCAAGAAATTTCACGTGCGGGTCGATGATGAAGGATCTGCCGGACGGGCAGCTCTTTTGGATCATCAAGAACGGTTCACCCGGCACCGGCATGATGTCCTTCGCCGGACTGCCCGACGACCAGGTCTGGCAGCTCGTCCACTACATCCGAACGTTGGCTCGTTAA
- a CDS encoding Slp family lipoprotein encodes MRTLTLGVICLIGAACSATPMFPPAITRDIEVVNFDFQDWKDKAYEGPYSTEAPQKVQLGGMILQAERQSGGVVILADRAPIVQHPRYGPGRKTGRASAMFTIYFNKVLDAAWIQPGNSFIVIGKTEGAKRLTIDDVPRTEPYLEAICIHLWKNQGRSLASFPFEAGGGYYPLEEQTFCN; translated from the coding sequence ATGCGTACCTTGACCTTGGGTGTCATCTGTCTGATAGGAGCCGCCTGTAGCGCGACCCCGATGTTCCCACCTGCAATCACCAGAGATATTGAGGTAGTCAATTTCGACTTTCAAGACTGGAAGGACAAGGCGTATGAGGGACCGTATTCAACCGAAGCGCCTCAAAAGGTTCAATTAGGCGGAATGATTTTGCAAGCGGAGCGACAATCCGGAGGGGTCGTGATCCTGGCAGATCGAGCACCTATTGTCCAACATCCCCGGTATGGGCCTGGCAGGAAGACCGGCAGGGCGTCGGCCATGTTTACTATCTACTTCAACAAGGTTCTTGATGCTGCCTGGATACAGCCGGGCAACTCCTTTATCGTGATTGGAAAAACCGAAGGGGCCAAAAGGCTAACAATCGATGATGTGCCGAGAACTGAACCGTATCTAGAGGCGATCTGCATTCATCTCTGGAAAAACCAGGGACGCAGCCTTGCCAGTTTCCCATTCGAAGCCGGAGGCGGATACTATCCGCTGGAAGAACAGACCTTCTGCAATTAG
- a CDS encoding PepSY domain-containing protein, with amino-acid sequence MNYDYERLMRAKRDVKLISACSLTIDQAIQVAVSRIGGSVYDVKLKEVDHRVVWRIKLFAAGRRVKVYVDGVSGNVLGAKAEIFTIEPSKEAVLDAGFSRTSEDFVFDPLQSPL; translated from the coding sequence ATGAACTATGACTACGAGAGACTCATGCGGGCGAAGCGAGACGTAAAGCTTATAAGCGCATGTTCGCTTACGATTGATCAGGCCATTCAGGTGGCGGTGTCGCGGATTGGCGGGAGTGTCTACGATGTGAAGCTGAAAGAAGTGGATCACCGTGTAGTGTGGAGAATCAAACTCTTTGCGGCCGGGCGCCGCGTGAAGGTGTATGTTGACGGGGTCTCCGGCAATGTTCTAGGAGCGAAGGCGGAAATCTTCACAATCGAGCCTTCTAAAGAAGCGGTGTTGGATGCTGGTTTTTCAAGAACAAGTGAGGATTTCGTGTTTGATCCTCTTCAATCGCCGCTCTGA